The Flavobacterium faecale genomic sequence ACCTGTGATAATACAAGCACGTGAAGGTGCACATTTTCCGTTGGGCGTGTAGGCATTGTTGAACAAGATTCCTTTTTTGGCCACTTGATCAAATCCTGGCGTTTTCACCCATTTGCATCCATAGGCACTGAAATGTTTCCAGCCCGCATCATCTGCGATTGCAAATAAAATATTTGGTCTTTTGGCTTTCTTTTCTTGTGCGATAGTAATTTGACCAAAACCCAGTAACGAACCGATGGCAATTAATAATAGTTTTTTCATTGTATAAATAAATAAAGCTGAATAATTTTAGTTTAACAAAGTTTCAATTTTAATGCTATGTTAATGTCTGTACCCGTTTTTCAATCGTCTCTCTGAGTAAATTTTATGTGTTTTTAATTCAATTTTCATAGCATAACCGCTTTTACTGCTCTAAACCCTTATTTTTTTCGAAAATATAAACTGGAGCTTTACTTTTCCCTTTCGAACAAAATCAATAAAAATAGGCATGCTAATTCTCATGGCATTAAGATAAAATCCCAACACCTTCCTTTTACTCTCATAAAAAAATGGAATAGTTCTTACCTACGGAATCATCTTATTTGCTTCTAACCAAGAAAGCATGGAGTCAAACCAAGAAGCTTTGGTGGTTCTATTATTCAAACCAAACCCATGACCACCTGCTTGGTACACGTGCAACTCGCCCTTTACTCCTTCTTGAATTAACTTGGAATAGAAAAGCATACTATTTTGATACGGTACCGCTTTATCATCTGCAGCATGAACCAAAAAAGTCATTGGACTTTCCTTAGTTACGTGCAATTCATTGGAATATAATTTTATTTCCTCTTCTGATGGGTTGTTACCAATCAAATGTACTCTTGTTCCCTTGTGCTGAAACTCCCCAAAAGAAATCACAGGATAAACCAAAACCATAAAATCCGGACGCAAATTGGTATTCTTAGGGTTATCTATCACCACTTGATTAAAATGAGTTCCTGCTGTCGAAGCCAAATGCCCTCCTGCGGAAAACCCCATAATACCAACCTTATTGGCATCAATGTGGTATTCTGTAGCATTTTCTCTAACCAATTTCAAGGCTTGCTGTGCGTCTTGCAACGGACCTATCGTTTTGTCAACCATAATTTCATCTGATGGCAAACGGTACTTTAAAATGAAAGCGGTAATTCCGTTTTCGTTTAATTTGTTTGCAATCGAATATCCTTCATTCGTCATCGACACAATGCCATAACCACCTCCAGGACAAATAACCACTGCTGTTCCATTGGATTTGCCTTTTTTTGGATAAAAAACTAGCATCTCAGGATTTGTAATATTTTTTATTCGTATATTACCATCTGCAGCCGTATCAGCACTTTCAACGTAACCTGACGTTTGCTTACTGTTTGGAACCTGATCGTATAATTTTACAACTTTATCTTGCGCCATTGTACTACACCATACTAATAGCGACATGAAAATAATTACATTTTTTTTCATACTGACTAATTGATTATTCAAAGAAAATAATTTTCTTAAAAGGTTAATAAATTGTTTTTATCATGTAAGGGTCTAAAATTACCCTCTTTTAGTGTCTTAACTTGGATCAGCATCTTTTGACCCGGAGTATTTACTAACCATTTCGGTAGCATATTTACCCGGAGTACTATCGTATTTCTCCTTAAATAATTTACTGAAATGGGTCCTACTTTTAAAACCAGTCATCATGTAAACTTCATTGACTGACAACTTTCCTTCGACCAAAAATTCAGCAGCTTTTTTTAATCGATAGGCTTTTAATAATTCAAATGGTGTGCAGTTGGTCAACGTTTTTACTTTTTGATAAAAGTGCGTACGATTCAAATATAAATCTTTGGCAAAATGATCTAGATCCAGATCTTGATTATCTAAATTTTCGGCCATCAAACTGTATAATTTCTCTAAGAAAACATTATCGTTACTATTGTCTTTTGTCGTCAATGTTAACGGCAGTTCTATTTGAAAACGTTCTCGTAATTGTTTTCTATTTCGTAAAATAGACTCAATTGTAGATAACAAATATTGCATGTTAAATGGCTTTTGTATGTAAGCATCTGCTCCATCAATCAACCCTTTTACTTGATCATCAATAGTGGTACAAGCAGTCAACAAAACTACAGGAATATGACTGGTTTTAATATCCGATTTGATTCGTTTACACAAATCAAAACCATTTAATTCGGGCATCAATACATCACTCAAAACCAAATCTGGCCAAGTACTGTCTAATGCTTCAGCACATTCTGCTCCGTTTACAAAAACGGCAATATTCATAAATTTAGAAAGTGTAGAGGAAATGTAATTTCGTAAATCAGCATTATCCTCCGCTATAAATATTTTTGCATCGGCAAAACTTTTATCAAACTGCAACGTTTTGTAATCAATAGAACTGAATGAAAAACTGTGCTTTACCATTTGCTCAGCAGACAGTAATTCATATTCTATTTCGCTTTGATCCTCGGTATATTCCGTATGTACAATAGGTAATTTGACATTGATTGTCGTACCGAGCCCTATTTCGCTTTCTGCATCAATGTAGCCATAATGCATTTCGACCAATTGTTTCGAAAAAGCCAAACCAATTCCTGACCCACCGATATAAATATTTTCCTTTTTCTTGGATTGGTAAAATCGTTCAAAAACATGCGGTAAATCTTCTGCATCTATTCCCCTCCCTTTATCAATTACCGAAATAAACAAATCATTTGCAACAGCATGAAAGCGTATTTGAATCGAATCATTTTCTTTGGTATACTTGAAGGCATTGGTTAGTAAATTATTAAATATCTTCTCGAGTTTGTCTTTATCTGCATACACGTACACCTTATCCGTCTCAGATACGGCATCAATTACTTTGTGCTCCATTTGTGCCAAAAACTGATACTCAGATAGCAACTCATTGACAAAGACATTGAAATTAAAATAGGAATAATTCATTTTCAACAAATTAGCATCTGCTTTTTGAAAATCATGCACTTGATCCAGTAATTTGGAAATTTTATGAGACTGTTTCTGAACAATTTTCAAGGTTTCCTCAACTTCTGGATTATTTTTAAAACGAGCATACAAGGTTTCTACAGGTCCTGAAATTAATGTTAATGGTGTTTTGATTTCATGCGAAATATTACTAAAAAAGCGGAGCTTGGCTGCATTGATTTCTTTGATATTGTTTCTTTCTAATTCTTCGATCTGAATGTTGTGGTTCAATCGTTGCATTCTCAAAATAAAATGCAAGGCAAAATACCCACCTACAATGACGGTCAAATAATAGAAAATATAAGCCCAAGAGGTTTTCCAGAAAGGTGGATCTATTATAATTTTTAGCTCTTTACTTTTGGTCCATCTGTTCAAGGTATTGGATGCCTTCACTTTCAGAACATACTCTCCAGGAGGCAAACCATTAAAATAAATATTACGTTGATCTGATGGGATTTCTATCCACTCTTTATTAATAGGCAACAATTGATACTTGATAAAGTGATTGCTTTGGGTGGAAAAATGCAGTGAAGTAACTCCTATTGAGAAAGCATTTTCGTTATAATTTAATTCCAATTCTGATAAATCGCTCAATCGCTTAGTCATCAAAACACGATCATTTAGTGTATCGCCCGCTTTTACGGCATTGTTAAAAATCTTAAGCTCTCCGAGTTCTAATCGGGGTAATTTTTCTCTACTTGGTAACTTTTTAGGGTCAAAATAGCAAATACCATCAAAGCCTCCCAATACTATACTACCATTTTTTAACCTAGCAACTCCATAATTAAAATTCTCAAATGGCAAACCATCAGAGGTGCTGAATTTTTGAAAACGATGTTCTACAATATCAAATTTATTCAGACCAATATTGGTCGTAACCCACAATGACTGCTTACCATCAAATACCATACTTTTTACGACATTATTTGATAAACCTTGTTTTTCACTAAAAGAGATAAATTCTGGATCTTTGTCACTATTTTCAACCTTACATATCCCCCCACGTTCTGTACCTACCCATAATTCTTTGTTTGGCAGTCTGATAATTGAAGTTACAAAACTACTAGGAAGTGATTTTTTATTATTCTTATCATTGGTAAATCGTTCAATTTTGACATTCTTCAAGCTTTTATTTTTCGAAAAATCGAGTCTGAATAATCCATCGGCATTTGTACCAATCCATAAAATATTTTTGTACAAAGGATCAGGATAGATTGCTCGAACCAGAGAAATCTTTAGCTCCTTAAAATAAGGGTTATCATTGAGTCTCTCTACATTAATCACGTTTTGATTAGCATCTAAATTAAAACGGTAAAAATCATCAGACCCGCCAACAAGTAAATTCCCAACTTGATCTTCAACCATTAATTTTACGGCATCGGTATTAAAATTAACTAGATTTTTTGCCTCCACAAAGGTGAGTTGATTACTACCATGCTTTACTCTAAACAAGCCTCTTTTGGCATCTTTCAACCATAAATTCTTTTTTGAATCGACATATATTGCTCCCACACGACTAGATTCTGAGCTCGAAAGCTGAAAAGGCAGGGGTTCAAATTGACTGGATTTGGTATTAAATAAGGATAATCCACCTTGAATAGTGGATATATATACTCGATCATTATCAATTGCATTCAAGGTCATAACCTCATTGGATGCTAGTCCGTAAGCTTGATTTTCACTTTTATTATAATACTTGAATGGGTTTTCATCCAAATCAAATTTAAAAACACCTTTATTAAAACTACCAACCCAACAACTGTTTTTCAAGGGAGCAAAACAACTTGTTCTGAATAAATTGGGCGCCAAATTAAAATCAGAAATTTTATACTTTTTTTGATCTGCAAGGAGTGCAGCATTCTTTATTCGAATAAAACCATCTGTAGCGGTTCCCAACCATAGATTCCCTACGCGATCGAGTGAGGTTGTAACAAATTCATAAGAGTCCAAATCGGTATGTGTAACCTGAAAAGAAGAACCTTTTGGATTTGCCTTAAAATTTATTACGGCTACCCCATGCGCAAGCGTTGCTAAGATTTTGCTACTACTTAACTTTACGATAGATTTACTGAAACTGATTTTTCCTTGACCTATTCTAGTGAATTTTTTGGTTGAAAGATTAAAAGTAATCAAACCAATGGAAGTTGAAAAAATGTAATTTGAATCGTCTAATGCTATTCCGTCAAAAAAAGAAACATTTGCATTACGTTTTTTGAATAATGGAATATACTGATGATTAAAAGAATAATCTTCGTTGAAAATCAAAATACCTTTACGCTCTGTGGCGCAAACTACTACTTTTTTGGAATCGTTAAAAAGTACTTTTCTAA encodes the following:
- a CDS encoding hybrid sensor histidine kinase/response regulator transcription factor; amino-acid sequence: MFYKILRTLVFTLFALQLQAQVDQLNYSKNISISNGLAHNGVTAILEDSKGYIWIGTYDGLNRYDGYEFSIYKNSVDTDVLVNNRIRTLAEDKKGNLWIGTDEGISIFNYTKEKFTTLFSNSLLKKGATGPIVRKVLFNDSKKVVVCATERKGILIFNEDYSFNHQYIPLFKKRNANVSFFDGIALDDSNYIFSTSIGLITFNLSTKKFTRIGQGKISFSKSIVKLSSSKILATLAHGVAVINFKANPKGSSFQVTHTDLDSYEFVTTSLDRVGNLWLGTATDGFIRIKNAALLADQKKYKISDFNLAPNLFRTSCFAPLKNSCWVGSFNKGVFKFDLDENPFKYYNKSENQAYGLASNEVMTLNAIDNDRVYISTIQGGLSLFNTKSSQFEPLPFQLSSSESSRVGAIYVDSKKNLWLKDAKRGLFRVKHGSNQLTFVEAKNLVNFNTDAVKLMVEDQVGNLLVGGSDDFYRFNLDANQNVINVERLNDNPYFKELKISLVRAIYPDPLYKNILWIGTNADGLFRLDFSKNKSLKNVKIERFTNDKNNKKSLPSSFVTSIIRLPNKELWVGTERGGICKVENSDKDPEFISFSEKQGLSNNVVKSMVFDGKQSLWVTTNIGLNKFDIVEHRFQKFSTSDGLPFENFNYGVARLKNGSIVLGGFDGICYFDPKKLPSREKLPRLELGELKIFNNAVKAGDTLNDRVLMTKRLSDLSELELNYNENAFSIGVTSLHFSTQSNHFIKYQLLPINKEWIEIPSDQRNIYFNGLPPGEYVLKVKASNTLNRWTKSKELKIIIDPPFWKTSWAYIFYYLTVIVGGYFALHFILRMQRLNHNIQIEELERNNIKEINAAKLRFFSNISHEIKTPLTLISGPVETLYARFKNNPEVEETLKIVQKQSHKISKLLDQVHDFQKADANLLKMNYSYFNFNVFVNELLSEYQFLAQMEHKVIDAVSETDKVYVYADKDKLEKIFNNLLTNAFKYTKENDSIQIRFHAVANDLFISVIDKGRGIDAEDLPHVFERFYQSKKKENIYIGGSGIGLAFSKQLVEMHYGYIDAESEIGLGTTINVKLPIVHTEYTEDQSEIEYELLSAEQMVKHSFSFSSIDYKTLQFDKSFADAKIFIAEDNADLRNYISSTLSKFMNIAVFVNGAECAEALDSTWPDLVLSDVLMPELNGFDLCKRIKSDIKTSHIPVVLLTACTTIDDQVKGLIDGADAYIQKPFNMQYLLSTIESILRNRKQLRERFQIELPLTLTTKDNSNDNVFLEKLYSLMAENLDNQDLDLDHFAKDLYLNRTHFYQKVKTLTNCTPFELLKAYRLKKAAEFLVEGKLSVNEVYMMTGFKSRTHFSKLFKEKYDSTPGKYATEMVSKYSGSKDADPS
- a CDS encoding alpha/beta hydrolase, whose protein sequence is MKKNVIIFMSLLVWCSTMAQDKVVKLYDQVPNSKQTSGYVESADTAADGNIRIKNITNPEMLVFYPKKGKSNGTAVVICPGGGYGIVSMTNEGYSIANKLNENGITAFILKYRLPSDEIMVDKTIGPLQDAQQALKLVRENATEYHIDANKVGIMGFSAGGHLASTAGTHFNQVVIDNPKNTNLRPDFMVLVYPVISFGEFQHKGTRVHLIGNNPSEEEIKLYSNELHVTKESPMTFLVHAADDKAVPYQNSMLFYSKLIQEGVKGELHVYQAGGHGFGLNNRTTKASWFDSMLSWLEANKMIP